The following coding sequences lie in one Primulina huaijiensis isolate GDHJ02 chromosome 2, ASM1229523v2, whole genome shotgun sequence genomic window:
- the LOC140970929 gene encoding MLO-like protein 4, protein MEGRSFAETPSWAVATVTSLLVGIGYLIHGGLKKFGKWLDRTKRKHLLAALNKIKEELMVFGLLSLLMGHWIIFVSKICVKSSALSNRFYPCSLHNHVQRRAFVNHALVLSSTRWNSSISRHLLDDSHEDFCPKDRQPFASYESLEQLHRFLIVLGVTHVSYSFLAIALAMIKIYSWRPWENHAKTMAFRTLLTTNTSIDSQDVPVNGARMMHPSSFIFHRTSHRWSQHRVLVWLLCFCRQFWSSINQADYTALRLGFISRHQLPVTYDFHNYMLRSMEEEFRDIVGISVPLWIFAISCIVLGFHGTNIYFWISFLPAILILGIGMKLHHIVVKLAVEIMDSSQRTGFDQFNLRDELFWFGNPRLLLRLIQFVSFQNAFEMAMYTWSLWEIRGPSCFTGDRSFLIIRLTFGVVSQFWCSFITFPLYVIVTQMGSKYKKTIVSENVRRSLHGWRRKVRAKQEPPFKLLTATTSIASVESIEGGYEEPYCGQPAEISQSLPTLEELFMATPLNESTVERYLIKKTEL, encoded by the exons ATGGAAGGTCGATCCTTCGCCGAAACGCCTTCATGGGCTGTTGCCACTGTTACTAGTCTTTTGGTTGGCATTGGGTATTTGATTCATGGAGGattaaagaaatttgggaag TGGTTGGATAGGACTAAAAGGAAGCATCTTCTTGCTGCTCTTAACAAGATCAAGGAAG AGCTAATGGTATTTGGCCTTCTGTCATTGTTGATGGGCCATTGGATCATTTTTGTGTCCAAAATTTGTGTGAAGTCTTCAGCATTGAGCAATCGGTTTTATCCATGTTCACTTCATAATCATGTACAGCGTCGTGCTTTTGTAAACCATGCTCTTGTTTTATCATCTACTCGCTGGAATTCCTCGATTTCACGTCACTTATTGGATGATTCCCATGAAGATTTTTGTCCTAAG GATCGTCAGCCATTTGCCTCATACGAGAGCCTTGAGCAGCTTCATCGGTTCTTAATTGTTCTAGGTGTTACACACGTCTCCTATAGTTTTTTAGCCATTGCACTAGCCATGATCAAG ATTTATAGCTGGAGGCCATGGGAGAATCATGCCAAAACCATGGCTTTTCGGACCTTGCTGACTACAAACACTTCTATTG ATTCTCAAGATGTCCCGGTGAATGGTGCGCGAATGATGCATCCCTCAAGTTTCATATTTCATCGGACTTCCCACAGATGGAGTCAGCACAGAGTTCTGGTTTGGCTG CTTTGTTTTTGCCGCCAATTTTGGAGTTCTATTAATCAAGCTGACTACACGGCCTTGCGATTAGGCTTTATCTCT AGACATCAACTACCTGTAACATATGATTTTCATAACTACATGCTGCGAAGTATGGAGGAAGAATTTCGAGATATTGTTGGCATTAG TGTCCCTCTTTGGATATTTGCCATTTCATGTATTGTACTAGGCTTTCATG GAACAAATATCTACTTCTGGATTTCATTCTTACCTGCAATT TTGATCCTCGGGATCGGGATGAAGCTCCATCACATAGTTGTAAAGCTGGCTGTTGAAATCATGGATTCGAGTCAACGGACCggatttgatcagttcaaccTGAGGGATGAACTGTTCTGGTTTGGGAACCCTCGGCTTTTGCTTCGGTTGATACAATTTGTATCGTTCCAG AATGCATTCGAGATGGCGATGTATACATGGTCACTG TGGGAAATTAGAGGACCTTCGTGTTTCACCGGAGATCGTAGTTTCCTTATAATTCGCTTGACATTTGG GGTTGTCTCCCAGTTCTGGTGTAGCTTTATCACATTCCCTCTCTATGTTATCGTTACTCAG ATGGGTTCCAAATATAAGAAAACCATAGTATCCGAAAACGTGAGACGATCACTTCATGGATGGAGAAGAAAAGTAAGGGCCAAACAAGAACCACCTTTCAAACTGTTGACCGCGACAACGTCCATAGCATCGGTGGAATCAATCGAAGGAGGATATGAGGAGCCATATTGTGGCCAACCAGCAGAAATATCTCAGAGCCTTCCAACGCTGGAAGAACTGTTTATGGCCACTCCACTCAATGAAAGTACTGTTGAAAGATATTTGATAAAGAAAACTGAGTTATGA
- the LOC140970931 gene encoding uncharacterized protein, with amino-acid sequence MKDYEIEEKKQAAADVLFQYSKFVMACIGHQVRPCDLRLHLMKEISGVPVSLKRSPSRAGEMIRESSSSGSSKLDKSDSYKAL; translated from the exons ATGAAAGATTACGAG ATCGAAGAAAAAAAGCAAGCGGCTGCTGACGTGTTATTTCAGTACTCAAAATTTGTAATGGCATGTATCGGGCATCAGGTTCGACCGTGTGACTTGAGGTTACATCTAATGAAG GAAATTTCCGGGGTGCCGGTTTCTTTGAAAAGGTCACCGTCCCGAGCAGGTGAGATGATCAGAGAATCTTCGAGCTCAGGCTCTTCGAAACTTGATAAATCTGATAGTTATAAAGCACTCTAA